AAACATTAGATAAATTAGGAAAATGAGTTTGATGTCATTGCCAATCAATATAGTATAATGAAAATGTTGTctttcacaacacacacacacacacacacacacacacacacacacacacaatcctttaGAGCCAGAGGAGTTTATTACTCAGATCTATTCAATCAGTGAGCAATCACTGTAGAAGGAGAAATCATATTGAAGTCCCtataagagaaaaaggaaagtgtgtttcttttcaaGGTTCTTCTTGTCTCTTGTTTTCCATTAGCCTAGAGTTTCCTCAGGAAACTTTATTGAACACCGAGGTTGCATTATGTGGTCTCTTGATTGTTGCATAGGAAGTCAGGAACCATGTTCTCACTatggttatttcttttttatccagaagaggaaaacacattttttgggggtgggaatCATTGGCACGATGTCTCATTGTCAGTTCAGAAAACATAGAATATGGCAACAGAGACTGGGAACTAAATTGTATCATTAGAACAAAATAGGTAGTGGTCTATTGAGATGAGTCAGTGGGTAACTGCATCTtgtgccaagcctaatgaccttagtttgctttctgatagaagcagaggactgactcctgcaaattgtacACTTCACATGTAAATAATTGCAATCTAAAAGATAAAGAGATAGTATATAAATGTGTCTAATATAAGATTGTGTCTAATAATGTTAACCACTTGTCACTGTGCAGATATACCCATGTAACCCTCCTATTTATAAAGCATATAGGtactggagaaattattttggccactccacgtagttaaaaggatatttatttaatggcataactcacaaattaagtaatgggtaggtcgcagggtctggggaaggtgtaacgcaatccagcggtgttctccggagctctgcacagtccaccttcactgttcagcgtcccggcaccgagagagcgcacagagagagcgctggcccatccagctctcgggtccccaggagcctcccctcgccccgcctcgtaggcatgacagttgccagagtctcaatgggggttggaacttccagatccaagctggaaaggctacccactacatatagGACTGTATGAAATATACAACTTTTTATGAGACTGAAGTCACTCTGAATAAGATCACAAAACTTTAGTCTGAAGTGGAATTTGTCAGTCTTTTCTTCATTATTCCGTAGACACTACTTTAGGGATATTTATCTTTGGTCCTTTATACAACCTTCCCTAAAATGGAGCAATTTAGAATGTTATCTCATCAAATGGGTTGAACTTTAAAGAGATATATgtgctattttcatttttgtgattctgtcccttcttcccttACCACCTTCTAATCTACTCTAGGGAACTAATTTTTATCACACAGGGAGAATATTCTATCTGTGAAGGATGCTTACTCCAGAGGCACCTTCAAAATGTGGTCAGTTTAGATCTAGAGTGGCAAAGCAGAATTGTTAGCCACACAAATTACATACAATCTGCACATCTACAGCTGTCACCTGGGCTCTGACTGATATTGTTCTGGTACTATATCAGTCATTTCACATTTCCTCACTTTTAGCTCATTCATTAGCTGGGCTTGTTTATTTGCATTTGGAACTGGAGATTTCCTAGGGGGACTGGAATTCTTATTTGCTGCAGTCTTGCTACATTGCAGTTGTGGTAACTGCTTATCACACAGCAGTTTAGACTTACCCTGAATCAGGGATTTGAGAAATCTTTAAGTTCCATGAAACTGATATGCTTTAATATTGGTctcaattttgtttcatttacacTATCATTTGGGTGTAAACCTTTATACTGGCATTAGAAACCAAATAGTTTTCTACTTCATGATTTTCTGTGATTATTTATcaggtattatttatttatttatttattattctatgtATCTTTCATGTCATGTATCTTtatcccattcattcattcattttttgtcCCTTCACATCTGCCCTTCACCATTGCAACCcgccaaataaaacaaaattcatgagaaaaataagaaaagaaaaattaaaaaatagaaaaaaataaaaatttcatcatGAAAGCTGCAGTGTGACCCGACAAGTTACACCATATAAccctttgtccatacatctctaCTTACAAGTTTTCAATGTAAAgtgtcattggtctggtttgagttCCTTGGTCTCCACTGCATGGTTGATGGTTGGCCCCCACTAGGACTCTTTCTAGAcatcctgctgctgccctgtgttgtggagatcctgtagctttgggtctgTAGGTCATGTGCTACatcagatcatagatggggtggatattggagTAGGCCAATTCATgaccctgggtctgggcctgggcagctgtagggttggtcttCTAGATAGTAAATGAAGACAGCTCTCTCATGTTCACAATTTTGGGGCTGACTCTCCCACATCTTCAATAACAGGGTTGACTCTATTGTCCTGCTTTGTGCAAGGCCTACTCTCCCAAATGTCGTAGCTGTTTGGGGTCATGGATGGGTCTCCTACACTTATGATCACAGGTGCTCTCCCATTTGccccaggcattgatgggtggggggagagggcagCCATCCCCCACCCATGCCATCTCATAACAGATGAGTAATGAAAACAACTCTCTCTTGTTCActactttggggctggctcagccACATCACCATcaacaggattggctctattgtgttTCCCAGGGAAGGTGCAGGGTCTTCTTTCCCAAATGCTACAACTGTTGGGGGGCAAGGGTAGCTTTCTTGTTCTGATAACCTCAGGGCCAGCCCTCCCATCTGCCTCAGACATTGACGGGCAGGTAGAAGGGCATCTTACCCTAGCACATGCCACCACAAGACAGAGAGATGTGGACAACTCTCCCATATTCACATCTTCAGGGCTGGCTTACCCATGCCTGCACTagcagggttggctctattgtgctgccctggcaAGATACAGGGTCTGCTCTTGTGAGTGTTGCAGCCGGTGGGGAAAAGGGAcagttctcctgctcttatgaccacagggccagctctaccaCTTGTCCCAGGCATTGATGGGCATGGAGAAGGATATGTCTCCTCAGTCAATGCCTTGATGTGGTAGAAGAGGGGTGGGGTTGTATCTCCCAtgttcatgtcctcagggttggctcacctGTGCTCTCATCAACAGGGTCATCTCGGTTGTGCTGCCCAGATAAAGTGCAGAgctcactttcctctgtgttgcTGCTGGACAAGGGGTCAGCACCCTCACCATCTCAGCTTGCTCTCTTCTTCGTTTGTCTtttcagatatgcctctgtccatAAGAcctgaaccattctgtctctctgtctcagtgtctctctgtctgtctctgtctgtttatctgtctctccctcctatAAGACCCCACTTCTGCTCATTTTAATAGTGCCCATCTATCCAGTGTTATAAGGTACCCTATGGCCCAAGTTTTGTCCTCAGAGTCCAGAGTGGGCAGCTCCAGGGCTGCAGCTGGGTTTCCCCATCTCTTCCAAGTTGCTGTGATGCTGGGCTGGGCCATGCTTCCCCATTACAAGGAGATCATTATAGTGCCCAATTGCCTAGCATCAAATGGGTGGGCTCCCAGTTGGTGTCTTTGTCTATGTTCTGCCCACCCCAGCCACATGGAATGGTGTGGGCTCTTGGCTGGAGTTCTGCCATGTGTCAGGGTTCTCAAGTACTTCTTAATATTCTGTTACCTAATCAAAATATCTTCTTGAACTCAAACTTAAATTGCCCCAATTTTTTAGGATccaatatcttaaattaaaagtCCTTAATTTAAATCATTGAAAATTAATGACCATTGTTAATTAATGGTTTgtaggttggttttgttttgttttgtgcttgcCTTTATCTTGATAAATGATCAGATTCTGGCAAGGGAAAAAGTTAAAAGGGGCTCATGAAAGCCTatcctcagccgggcggtggtggcgcacgcctttaatcccagcactcgggaggcagagccaggcagatctctgtgagttcgaggccagcctagactaccaagtgagttccaggaaaaggcgcaaagctacacagagaaaccctgtctcgaaaaacaaacaaacaaacaaacaacaacaaaaaaagaaagcctaTCCTCTATTAAAGccattattttatacaatataaagATATTATTTCATACAGTGTACCAAGCTTCTAATGCATAACTAGTAATGAATAGGCATCAGTTTGACATCTAAAATGATGCTTGTCTGTGTCTGGAACATTCTCTGCTGTTACATATGAGAGCTCTCATATGTAGAGCTCTATGCCCAAAGTGCACTACAGGCTTGCATATGTCTCTCCCAAATTGTCTGCTACATAACATAGTCCTAAGAATGTTATGGGCTCTGGAAACTTCAGAGAAATACCATTATGTTATATATGAAACttaattttgtcaaatagctCTTTAAACATTTCCTTTCTAAGATGCTCATCACAATTAAATAGTAACAATTGTCCAAATTAAGCTGGTAAATGACTGTAGGAATTTTAGTATTAATCATGTCACTAAAATCCTTTACTATCTGTAGGATAAAGCTATTATGGAATATCactgaatactttaaaaatttaaaaattaaaaagggattATTATATATACTCACCTATACCCTCACATACTATGCGACCTTTAGTTATGccaactttaaatattttcaaaacattttaccttaagggaatattatttttctgttgcccAAAAGCATTTGTCTTAAAGGATACACAACCTAAAGTaaacactaaataaaaagaaagaacctgATGTTTTATCACTGAGGCAAAGTTATGCTTGtgtatttccaaaaaaaaaaaatgaagcctatGATAGCTCCTGATCTGATATATCCAACCAGGACATCCAGACCCCACCAGACCAATGAAACatctatacacaaatgacaaatcaattaaaatgaaatgtcttAAGAGTAAGAGTAAGCTGATAACTTGGGGAAGAAATCAGgactgtaagacaaattgctaaacagtctcattaataaaaaaaacagagctagATTTtgaggtaaaaactgagagacaaCATCtcaattttgcttttaaaatcaactcagagatcttttccacataagtttttaatttttcactctgtttatttggtagaaatatccattccagtATAGTattttccctctgcattaaaattcatgtaggagaatgcttagagggtaaaataacacaatcaagctttggatccacatgatccacatgtacattctgaattttcttttctgccaaAGCCAAtactctctcagcttcagctgacaATTTTCTTGGACTAGTTAAGTCATTGTCACCCTTTaagattttgaacaaattactcagtccATCGTTTTTTACCCCAACAGCAGTCTGTAGAtaggaaatgtctctgaataatctttgaaaaacaTTATGAGTTCATAATCAATcactcctaatttgcaccttttggggtctaatcttttgtagacctattttatatcttaaataattaatagaatctcctctttgtaaggcgaaatttcatttacttcttcaaacattctaaggtatctgcatttgaatcagctagtaaaatatcatccatgtaatgataaattatagatttaggaagtAGTTTACATATGACTTCCAATGGCTACAGTAAAAAATATTGGCACatgttgggctatttaacattctctgtgtgagaaccctccattgatatctcttaactggctgagaattattttaagtaggcactgtgaaggcaaacctttctctgtccttttattgTAAGAGTATTGTgaagaaacagtattttaaattgGTAaatataagaggccatcctttaggtaacagagtaggcaaaggaattacAGAATGTAGAGAGCTccttggctgaattaccttgttaattgctaTTATGTCTGCTATCAttttccatttaccagatttcactttaataacaaatacaggcgAGATTGGGCACATTCAGTTCTTGATCCTCCAACAATAACTGAAGAGTTATTAACAGTTGATGGCCTgtaggggagggagagtcagtaaATTCCAATATTCAATGGCCTGACACCTATGCATATATGGATACCACAATTTGGACATGATGGATTGTTTAAAAATGATGACATGAAGTTGAAAGCAAATATAGAGGTGGTGGTAGTATATCCGAGAAGAGGTAAGGGGAAGAATGGTGGAAGAACATGATCATACATAATACAAATTaacaatttatattatattaaaattgatatattgaaaaaacaaaataataacaaatacaggagaattccaagggctgattgattcttcaatatgatgaGCATTTAAATGCTATTGTActagctgttctaaggcctgtagtttctgtgttgttaaaggccattgctgaacacATAGAGGCTTgtttgttaaccattttaaaggtagagctgttggtgtctttgaaagatcagcatcTGTTGTGCCCTATTCTCATACAATCTGGAAGTTGGTTACTGTTCTTTATAGTTCCttataatatttttctcagaaacatatgttagtttatggtttgtttctgaggttggaggaatgttaatctgggtattccattgttgtaataaattacggccccataaattcatagctatattagccacaaacagctttaattttcctctttgtccttctggccctatatatttgagccatcttgatctctgtttcacttgagatagtgttccaatccctaacagctaaATATTTACCTCCTTAAGAGGCCAGTTTgcatgccaagattctggtgcaattattgttatgtCCACACCTGtatctacaagaccttcaatgagaatgtcatttatttataattttaattttggtctttgttcatttatagaagtttgtcaaaaaattcactttatggtttttcctgaaattttttgttctttctgctatagctgttctatcacacTAAACAGTATGGTGTTTTACAATAgacattttgttatttaattgctctaggAAGGGATTTCTTCTATGTTGGCtcgaaaggactgaactgaatttgccattGGAACTTGTGTGAgacccctcagggagtttccctatggcaaaggcaaaggcaaaggcaaaggattaccttgtctgtctcttgttgatctatattcatTGGTCTCATGTTTGCCTTtatcacaccttctgcataaccCAGAAGGGAGAGGCTTTCtgctgccattgttccttgaagaaactcagagccaggtattggggtaaaaactgagaaacTGGGGAAGtaaaaagaagccagccatgttcttaccactagaaatcctctgcaaagagagctatttcctgtacACCCATGCCTataacctttctgtgccctgccatctcacttcctctttttgcTCAGCTATACtagttcctctttctgcccatctctgtcacttcctgtgtgtctgtacagacctccagacctttatagtTAACTAGAGTTGGaatttaaaggtgtgtaccaccaagtctggctctgttcccagtgtggacttgaactcacagaaatctggatgaatctctgcatcccaaatgctaggattaatggtgtatgctaccattgcctgacttctatgtttaatgtaaTGGATAGCTTTTTCCTTTGACCTTTGACTcaagaaaggtttatttattagagcacaaataacaTATCACCACACAGGACTCTAGCTCATCAATTTGAGACTTTCAGAAAACAACCAGACACTATAGTATTGACTAAAAAATGATGATGTTGTTTACTGACTGTATTACATGCTACTTATCAGCTTGTTAATTCAAGATACAAATGCTTTCAACCAAGGATAAAAGGCACACTTGTGATAGGAGACAGTATGATATTGAATTGCTGTGCTATGGATTATTTATAAAAGTTTACATGAGATAGACCATATTACAATCatttgctcagtaaatatttgcaaCTAATCAATAGAATTAAGGGAGGTATCCCTTaaaggtatgattttttttttttgcatctatcAAATCCTGTAATGGTTGcaaccatttcttttttattttgcctATTCCAGAAATAATTATGGGAATACAAAGAGAGTTGTCTAAAATGTCTTGTATAACAAGTAAAACTACTAATATTAcagtaaaaaaaatcagattgtactgtgtttaaatattCTGGCAATAAACTGCCTAGCAGAAGACTCTTTAGAAGTCTGATACAGGGTGACTAAGTCAGCCTGAACTGAattttcattctcacctcttcaAGTATCATTTCCTTGCCTGACAGGGACCTGCTCAAATGATCCACAGGGACAATTCCTCAACCCACAGAATGTTACTTCTCCATTCCACCTCATAGAATTTTGTCATGTCATTACAACATTCTATTATATGAAGTATGTGGTTAAAATTTAATTCTatggctttctgtctttcattgtaCCAGTGCTTGATTATATTGGATATCTTGCTTCAAGACTATTGGTTAGGGTATTTTTGCTATACACCAGGGATTCATAGACACAAAGACCAGAAGTGGGAAGAAGAACAGCTGAGTGCATCCAGGACTAAGAGTcatcaagaaagaaaggaagtagaGATGAGGGTGAAAGAGCAAACTTTATTGCCAGAATTTCCAGCACAGTGGCTTTATGCTGGCAGCCACAAGGATTAGGTCTTGGTTCACTAACCTAGTTGTCTATAGGTGCTTGGCCAATGGAAGCTAATTCCTATTTTCTTACCAGCAGGAGAAAATTAATTCACCAGTGGAAACATCTGACATGAAGGAAACATCTCACACATTAAATAATCAATTGCTGATTATAACTTCACATCAaactgtaggcagagttttcctgttttGACagcctgctcccccccccaaaaaaaaaaaaccagtagccacttcccaaataactgacttggaaacttaatataaattataaatgcttgcccaaccgctcaggcttgttactaactagcttgtACAAcataacctatttctattaatctatgtaaaGCCCTGAGGATTGTGGCTTTTACCTGTATTCCATTTTACATGTCCAACTCATTCTCCATTTGGCTGGTAACTCTctcactccacccttctccttcccagcattctctggctttcctgcctaaccttattctgcatAGTTATTGGCCAGtcatcttctttattaaaccaatcacagcgacaAATCTTCACCCTGTACAAAggggttattccacagcattaaacacagagaaagagatttatttttggaaaatattcATCCTTCAAAATTGTAAGTAACCCCCTTTTGTGGagcatctcttcctcctcaggaggTTGCATGTAAGCAGACAGCAGCTGTTATTCAAATGCAGCATGTATGTGAGGTTCCCAAGAAAGCCACTGTCATGCGTGAACTGagaatcttttatttaaataatacaatttattaattttcttttatttatgcaAGTAAGACCAGAGGTAAACATTCCAAatctattgaaaattctctgtcTATTCTTAAGCTATCATtttctgggttttatttatttattttttggagattatgtaattataacatttctcacttctctttcctcactccaattttaaaagtattccataatttcaagaaaataaatatagctaTCAGCAGCATTcacagtaaaatgaaaataaaatgtgacattTAGTAAACTAAATAATATAATTGACATTTTCAGTTGATTGGTTTAACTGACAGACCCAAATCCCTTGCTACAATCAGACGCTGTTAGCTCCAATGAGAAGCAGTTTTACGGAAGATGGAGTTTCTTAGGGCACCTTTGACATCCTTGTTCCTAAGGGTGTAAATTAGAGGATTGAGTAATGGCGTTACAAATGTGTAAACCAAGGCGATTTGGCGGTCCTCATCATCTGAGGTGCTGGAGCGCGGTCTCAGGTACACCAGGCTACAGCCACCATATTGTAGCAAGACAACAGTGAGGTGGGAGGAACAGGTGGAAAAGGCCCTTTGGCGGCCCTCTGCAGAGTGCATGCGCAGTATGGTAGAAGCAATGAACACATAAGAAATGAAGATAAGCAAGAATGGGACTGTTAGCACCAGGATGCCCACAACATAAAGTACTGCCTGGTGCACATGGATGTCAGCACAGGCCAGGCGCAGAACTGGGGGCACATCGCAGAGGAAGTGGTTGATTTCCCTGTGGTGTCCACAGAAGGGCAAGGTGAAAATTAAGGCGGTGAGCTGCAAGGAAAGGAATAGAGCCAAGTTTAAGGAGCCCAGTACCATCTGGAGGCACAACTTCCGGGTCATGATGAGGCTATAGTGCAGAGGATAGCAGATGGCCACATACCGGTCATAAACCATGATTGCTAAGAGAAAGCAGTCAGTGCCTCCTAGAGTGAGGAAGAAGAACATCTGTGTGCCACAACCAGCCAGTGATATAGGCTTCTGTATTCCCACGATGTTGGAAAGCATCAAGGGCACCACATCTGTGGTGTAGCAGATTTCCAGGAGGGACAGACTGCCCAGGAAGAAATACATGGGTGTGCGCAGCGAGCTGTGTGTGCATACCACCCAGATGATGGCAGTGTTTCCACAGAGGATCATCAGAtagagcaggaggaagagtgtgAAGAGGAGAGCCTGGAATTCAGGGACATTGGTGAACACCCGGAACACGAACTCAGGGGTCCCAGACTGGTTGAGACCAGGTTTCCCAGACAGCATGTCTTGTGCGAGAAGAACAAGAAATGAATTCacagtctgaatttttttttcttagaaatctCCATGAATGATAGAAATGCTTATCTATGGACACATCTCCAAGACCAAAGCTTGTAGATGATTCTGgtcaaatgctttttattttttttatcttagtagTTTAGCTAAACTGACAAGTTCtaacattttgtgtgtatgtaaaagaaaaaagtatattttgtatatatctcCTAAAAAGTATGTTGGTGTACTTAAAATTAGATGAATAGATGCAGTGATCATGTTTTTAGTATACGTTCTTATCCAAATAAATCGTAGACAGTAAGTATAGATCCTAgttatattttacaataaaattcaaTCACTACCAAGATAAAGATACAAAATATATGCACTcacttttcctattcctctcatTCTTATGTATCAGAGCTATCATCAATCACTTACCTTTTATTACTGCTGTTTATCTTAATCATGTTTCAATTTCTGTATGCAATGATAATGTATGTACTTTATTGCACCTGGCTTACGTGTCATATCTGAAAATTTTTCTCAGTTGTTCTTTCAATTCTTAGTGCTAATGCTATGTTCTCTTTACAGCCTTATCATGCTCTACGTTGTGACCACACTAATTTTCATGAGACATTCACTTTACATCCATTATATGTACTCCGTATCAAACTAGGCAAAAATCTTTAACCCCACCTTTTATACTAGACACTTTTCATATATTTGTCCCttcctgaatattttatttttctaaatttcccATTGTAAACCAAAGCtttttgtcttggaaaaaaaattgcaCAACAAGGAACTACACAAAACTGTGTTGAAGTTAGAGTACTGCTACCTAAGATAT
The sequence above is drawn from the Peromyscus leucopus breed LL Stock chromosome 1, UCI_PerLeu_2.1, whole genome shotgun sequence genome and encodes:
- the LOC114684269 gene encoding olfactory receptor 10Q1-like; this translates as MLSGKPGLNQSGTPEFVFRVFTNVPEFQALLFTLFLLLYLMILCGNTAIIWVVCTHSSLRTPMYFFLGSLSLLEICYTTDVVPLMLSNIVGIQKPISLAGCGTQMFFFLTLGGTDCFLLAIMVYDRYVAICYPLHYSLIMTRKLCLQMVLGSLNLALFLSLQLTALIFTLPFCGHHREINHFLCDVPPVLRLACADIHVHQAVLYVVGILVLTVPFLLIFISYVFIASTILRMHSAEGRQRAFSTCSSHLTVVLLQYGGCSLVYLRPRSSTSDDEDRQIALVYTFVTPLLNPLIYTLRNKDVKGALRNSIFRKTASHWS